One Pseudomonadota bacterium DNA segment encodes these proteins:
- a CDS encoding helix-hairpin-helix domain-containing protein, producing the protein NEAGRQVALAVEDSYKRLLGPSLENDLRNALKERADGEAIRVFAENLRGLLLAPPMGQKRVMALDPGFRTGAKLVCLDAQGKLLHFTTIYPTLSAQKIIDADRIVRELCNKYRIEAIAIGNGTAGRETETFVRALQLPGDIMITMVDESGASIYSASETARAEFPDHDLTVRGAVSIGRRLQDPLAELVKLDPKAIGVGQYQHDVNQAALKKGLEDVVESCVNSVGVEVNTASLELLTYVSSLGPVLAGNIIAYRNENGPFDSRRQLLKVPRLGAKAFEQCAGFLRIQGAKNPLDCSAVHPEQYPIVEQMARDTGCMVMDLIKDEDIRKQIDMNRYVSESIGLPTLSDIMAELAKPGRDPREVFAVFAFAKGINAVEDLHPGMKLPGIVTNVTKFGAFVDIGVHQDGLIHISQLADRFIKDPSEVVKVRQQVMVRVLEIDLPRKRIALSLRDM; encoded by the coding sequence AAAACGAAGCAGGCCGACAGGTTGCCCTGGCGGTGGAAGATTCGTACAAAAGACTGCTGGGGCCATCCCTTGAAAATGACCTGCGCAACGCCTTGAAAGAGCGTGCCGACGGCGAAGCCATCCGGGTCTTTGCCGAGAATCTGCGCGGCCTCCTGCTGGCGCCCCCCATGGGCCAGAAAAGAGTCATGGCCCTGGATCCGGGATTTCGCACCGGCGCCAAACTGGTCTGCCTGGATGCCCAGGGCAAATTGCTGCATTTCACCACCATCTACCCCACACTTTCCGCTCAGAAGATCATTGATGCCGACAGAATAGTGAGAGAGCTCTGTAACAAATACAGGATCGAGGCCATTGCCATCGGCAACGGCACGGCAGGCCGTGAAACCGAAACCTTTGTGCGCGCCCTGCAATTGCCAGGGGATATAATGATAACCATGGTGGATGAAAGCGGTGCATCCATCTATTCCGCTTCAGAAACCGCCAGGGCGGAATTCCCGGATCATGACCTGACGGTGCGCGGCGCAGTCTCCATCGGCCGTCGCCTGCAGGACCCGCTGGCCGAACTGGTGAAACTCGACCCCAAGGCCATTGGCGTCGGCCAATACCAGCACGATGTCAATCAGGCGGCGCTGAAAAAAGGTCTTGAAGATGTAGTGGAAAGTTGCGTCAACAGTGTGGGAGTGGAAGTCAATACCGCGAGCCTGGAGCTGCTCACCTATGTTTCCAGCCTGGGACCGGTCCTTGCCGGAAACATCATTGCCTACAGAAATGAAAACGGCCCCTTTGACAGCAGACGGCAATTGCTGAAGGTGCCGCGGCTCGGTGCCAAGGCCTTTGAACAATGCGCCGGATTCTTGCGGATTCAAGGGGCGAAAAACCCCCTTGACTGCAGCGCCGTGCATCCCGAGCAGTACCCCATAGTCGAACAGATGGCCAGGGATACCGGCTGTATGGTTATGGATCTGATCAAAGACGAGGATATCAGAAAACAGATAGATATGAATCGTTACGTCTCGGAGTCAATAGGCCTGCCGACCTTGTCCGACATCATGGCCGAACTTGCCAAACCGGGACGCGACCCCCGGGAGGTATTTGCGGTCTTTGCCTTTGCCAAAGGGATCAACGCCGTGGAAGATCTGCATCCGGGGATGAAACTGCCGGGGATAGTCACCAATGTCACGAAATTCGGGGCCTTTGTCGATATCGGCGTTCACCAGGACGGCCTGATCCACATCAGTCAACTGGCGGACCGCTTTATCAAGGATCCGTCCGAAGTGGTCAAGGTTCGCCAGCAGGTCATGGTCCGGGTGCTTGAAATCGATCTGCCGCGAAAACGCATAGCGCTTTCATTGAGGGATATGTAA
- a CDS encoding HD domain-containing protein → MNTLPLLIIAAVITGSLFIAVSLILHLKASRHIPHELFSKWRLMSGLMSFFLTGYLLFLIIQILQIKFPLEILTSSVFLGGGLFVLVITRITLRALEQVAAHERELEGINKELTQTNLELVQAYDSTIAGWGHALDLRDRETEGHSQRVASLTGKIAREIGMTEANLVHLNRGALLHDIGKMAISDKVLLKKGELTAEERQIMQQHPLHAFKMLSSIEYLQPALDIPYSHHERWDGSGYPQGLKGKEIPLGARIFAVADTWDALTSERRYHEAWPIEKACAHIKSRAGSHFDPEVVEVFLKLVCSSEE, encoded by the coding sequence ATGAATACCCTCCCGCTCCTGATCATAGCCGCAGTAATAACCGGTTCGCTGTTCATCGCAGTCTCGCTGATTCTCCACCTGAAGGCCTCACGGCATATCCCCCACGAACTCTTTTCCAAATGGCGCCTGATGTCCGGGCTGATGTCATTTTTCCTCACCGGCTACCTGCTGTTCCTTATCATCCAGATACTACAGATTAAATTTCCCCTGGAAATTCTCACCTCCAGTGTGTTTCTGGGCGGCGGCCTTTTTGTTCTGGTGATCACCAGGATTACCCTGCGGGCCCTGGAACAGGTTGCAGCCCATGAGCGGGAACTCGAGGGAATCAACAAGGAACTCACACAAACCAATCTCGAACTGGTCCAGGCCTACGACTCAACCATTGCCGGCTGGGGCCACGCCCTGGACCTCAGAGACCGGGAAACTGAGGGGCACAGCCAGCGAGTCGCCTCGCTGACCGGAAAAATTGCCAGAGAAATCGGCATGACTGAAGCAAACCTCGTTCACCTGAACCGGGGCGCCCTGCTTCATGATATAGGCAAAATGGCGATATCCGACAAGGTGCTGTTGAAAAAAGGTGAACTGACTGCGGAGGAACGGCAAATAATGCAGCAACACCCGCTGCACGCCTTCAAGATGCTGTCATCCATAGAATACCTGCAGCCGGCCCTTGATATCCCTTACAGTCACCATGAACGCTGGGACGGCTCAGGATATCCACAGGGACTCAAAGGAAAGGAAATCCCTCTGGGGGCAAGGATCTTTGCCGTTGCCGACACATGGGACGCATTGACCAGCGAACGTCGCTATCACGAAGCATGGCCAATTGAAAAGGCATGCGCGCATATCAAGTCACGCGCCGGTAGCCACTTTGATCCCGAAGTGGTGGAGGTCTTTCTGAAACTGGTCTGCAGCAGTGAGGAATGA
- a CDS encoding GntR family transcriptional regulator: protein MAEIGRINKLTIKRMLDFGAHLDGGEEGDILLAKRDIPRGGEPGDEVEVFVYKDAEDRLLATTQKPYATVGRFAKLRVKAQSPSGAYLDWGMQKDLLVPKREQQTRMEEGKSYVVYVFLDEKTNRIAASSKLDKFLDLQPPEYEEGQEVDLLIYGQSDLGYTAIVDHAHLGMVYKNEVFQKLSIGQEIRGYIKKVREDLKIDLSLQPSGYKKIDDVSKGILATLKDHGGRIAVTDKTPPEEIYALFGISKKTFKKAIGALYKRRLITMDDKGIRLARR, encoded by the coding sequence ATGGCAGAGATCGGCAGGATAAATAAGCTCACGATAAAAAGAATGTTGGATTTTGGCGCCCATCTTGACGGTGGTGAGGAAGGGGATATTCTCCTGGCGAAAAGGGATATCCCCAGGGGGGGCGAGCCTGGAGACGAAGTTGAGGTTTTTGTTTATAAAGATGCGGAAGATCGTCTCCTGGCAACCACCCAGAAACCCTATGCAACTGTCGGCCGGTTTGCCAAATTGCGGGTGAAGGCGCAGTCTCCATCTGGTGCGTACCTGGACTGGGGGATGCAGAAAGATCTGCTGGTGCCAAAGAGAGAGCAGCAGACCAGAATGGAGGAAGGCAAGTCCTACGTGGTATATGTCTTTCTCGATGAAAAAACCAACCGCATCGCCGCATCATCAAAGCTGGATAAATTTCTTGATCTGCAGCCCCCGGAATATGAAGAGGGTCAGGAGGTGGATCTTTTGATCTATGGCCAGTCAGATCTGGGATATACCGCCATTGTCGACCATGCGCATCTCGGCATGGTCTATAAAAACGAGGTGTTCCAGAAGCTCTCCATCGGCCAGGAGATTCGGGGGTATATAAAAAAAGTTCGTGAAGACCTCAAAATTGACTTGAGTCTGCAACCATCAGGCTACAAAAAGATTGATGATGTTTCGAAAGGCATTCTCGCCACCTTGAAAGACCATGGCGGCAGGATTGCGGTTACTGATAAAACCCCGCCGGAAGAGATCTATGCCCTGTTCGGAATCAGCAAGAAGACCTTTAAAAAGGCCATAGGCGCCCTCTACAAAAGAAGGCTTATCACCATGGATGACAAGGGTATCAGGCTTGCCAGACGATGA
- a CDS encoding YwbE family protein, producing MDGTKRADIKTGAAVYIVLKEDQRTGKLTRGIVKDILTKSPTHPHGIKVRLESGAVGRVKKISAPEAVDD from the coding sequence ATGGATGGCACAAAGCGGGCGGATATCAAGACGGGAGCTGCGGTTTACATAGTCCTGAAGGAGGATCAGCGCACAGGAAAGCTCACCCGGGGAATTGTCAAGGATATCCTGACAAAATCCCCGACCCATCCTCATGGCATTAAGGTCCGCCTGGAAAGCGGTGCCGTCGGCCGGGTTAAAAAAATATCAGCACCGGAAGCTGTGGATGATTGA
- a CDS encoding serine/threonine protein kinase, giving the protein MNIFEESKQQTAFHRLTPDRVITLVEKALGRRCTNLCRPLNSYINRVYELQAEDGKGLVAKFYRPGRWSKDALQDEHDFLLELAGQEIPVIAPIMLLGGGTLGRYENIYFTVFPKTGGRSFDEYNDDQWMELGHLLGRTHNVGAMHLPKDRLTMAPDRSTRQQVDYILAGSFIPADMLGGFRDLTDTLINEISPLFDKTGMIRIHGDCHFSNLIYRPDESFFIIDFDDMVVGPPVQDFWMLLPGHQQESRRELGAFLEGYEMFRDFDYGSLRLIEPLRAMRFIHYTAWCAHQFAEDGETRVAADFGSRHYWQTEMNDLADQLDLIVKGNGG; this is encoded by the coding sequence ATGAATATATTCGAAGAATCGAAACAGCAGACCGCATTTCACCGCCTGACCCCGGACCGGGTGATCACCCTGGTGGAGAAAGCCCTGGGGCGGCGCTGCACCAATCTTTGTCGGCCCTTGAACAGCTATATCAACCGGGTCTACGAACTGCAGGCCGAGGACGGCAAGGGTCTGGTTGCCAAGTTTTACCGGCCCGGCCGCTGGTCGAAGGACGCCCTGCAGGATGAGCATGATTTCCTTCTTGAGCTTGCCGGCCAGGAGATTCCGGTTATCGCGCCCATCATGCTCCTGGGCGGCGGAACTCTGGGCAGGTATGAAAACATATATTTCACGGTGTTTCCCAAGACCGGCGGCCGCAGCTTTGATGAATATAATGATGACCAGTGGATGGAACTGGGGCATCTGCTGGGCCGTACCCATAATGTCGGCGCCATGCATCTGCCCAAAGACCGGCTCACCATGGCGCCGGACAGGTCAACCCGGCAGCAGGTCGACTATATCCTCGCAGGCAGCTTCATTCCTGCCGATATGCTGGGCGGCTTCAGAGACCTCACTGACACCCTTATCAATGAAATCAGTCCCCTGTTTGATAAAACCGGGATGATCCGTATTCACGGCGACTGCCATTTCTCCAATCTCATCTACCGGCCGGACGAATCCTTTTTTATCATCGACTTTGACGATATGGTGGTGGGGCCGCCGGTGCAGGATTTCTGGATGCTGCTCCCCGGCCATCAGCAGGAATCACGAAGGGAACTCGGCGCATTTCTGGAAGGCTACGAGATGTTCAGGGATTTTGATTACGGCAGCCTGCGTCTCATCGAGCCGCTCAGGGCCATGCGCTTTATCCATTACACGGCATGGTGCGCCCATCAGTTTGCCGAGGACGGTGAAACCAGGGTGGCTGCGGATTTCGGTTCAAGGCATTACTGGCAGACCGAGATGAATGATCTGGCAGACCAGCTGGACCTGATTGTTAAGGGCAATGGCGGGTGA
- a CDS encoding spermidine synthase: MAQPWRTVDSIDTNEGLLDLRQRGEKDFLITIDSRVLMNSSANMSEIVLSELACEPLKNIKSPRVLVGGLGMGFTLKAALDNLPADAEVVVAELNPIMVKWCQGPIAHLTGGAVDDPRVRVVIDDVASVIRSAAMKGKKNRFDAIILDLYEGPYEGDRGRGEYLYGDMALELSSSALKAGGVFAVWSEDPDKAFEKRLQGARFVVNRQRPGRGGRRHVVYIARKTSM; this comes from the coding sequence ATGGCTCAACCATGGCGTACCGTTGACAGTATTGATACCAATGAGGGGCTTCTTGATCTGAGGCAACGGGGCGAGAAGGATTTTCTGATCACCATTGACAGCCGGGTGCTGATGAATTCCTCGGCCAATATGTCCGAGATAGTTTTATCGGAGCTGGCCTGTGAGCCCCTGAAGAATATAAAGAGTCCCCGGGTGCTGGTGGGTGGCCTGGGTATGGGTTTTACCCTGAAGGCCGCCCTGGATAATCTCCCGGCGGATGCCGAGGTGGTGGTAGCTGAGCTGAACCCGATTATGGTTAAATGGTGTCAGGGACCCATTGCTCATCTTACCGGCGGCGCCGTTGACGACCCGCGGGTCAGGGTGGTGATTGATGATGTGGCCTCGGTGATTCGTTCTGCAGCCATGAAGGGCAAAAAAAATCGCTTTGATGCGATTATCCTCGATCTCTACGAAGGACCTTATGAAGGGGACCGGGGCAGGGGAGAATACCTGTATGGCGATATGGCGCTGGAGCTGAGCAGCTCCGCCTTGAAAGCGGGCGGCGTGTTTGCGGTTTGGTCCGAAGACCCGGACAAGGCCTTTGAGAAACGTTTGCAAGGTGCCAGGTTCGTGGTTAACCGGCAACGCCCGGGCCGGGGTGGCCGGCGACATGTGGTGTATATCGCCCGCAAAACCTCCATGTGA
- a CDS encoding tRNA-dihydrouridine synthase family protein, translated as MLAPMQGLTNRALRAVFINRVRPDVVFTEYVRVQSSNRKCISSTDRREIADDCQTTPLVVQLIGSNIDYLVAAAETVQELGAQHLNINLGCPYGRMTKNTAGGSLLKYPAGLPLMLESLRKIITGSFSVKIRSGYDDPSQLLSLIPMFEDCGIDFLIVHPRTVVQRFSGLADHAVTAAVVRKTSLPVIANGDIYSAADGDRVSQTGAAGLMLGRGAIADPLLFERLRGNYPATSSMEKRGSELREYLQELLVRYQGLFCGDQQILSKMKDVLGYVNDPCFSEQLRTLRRTKRLAEFSELLAAFSWVSSEIN; from the coding sequence ATGCTCGCCCCGATGCAGGGTTTGACCAACCGGGCGTTACGGGCGGTGTTTATTAACCGCGTCCGGCCTGATGTGGTTTTTACTGAATATGTCCGGGTTCAGTCGAGCAACCGGAAATGCATCTCCAGCACCGATCGTCGGGAAATTGCCGATGATTGCCAGACAACGCCGCTGGTGGTGCAGCTCATCGGCAGTAACATCGATTATCTGGTTGCTGCGGCCGAAACCGTCCAGGAACTTGGTGCACAGCACCTGAATATCAATCTTGGCTGTCCCTACGGCCGGATGACAAAAAATACCGCAGGCGGTTCACTGCTGAAATATCCTGCCGGTCTGCCGTTGATGCTGGAGAGTCTGCGGAAAATCATAACCGGCAGCTTTTCAGTAAAAATACGCTCCGGGTATGACGATCCTTCCCAGTTGCTGTCCCTGATCCCGATGTTTGAAGACTGCGGCATTGATTTCCTCATCGTTCACCCGCGCACCGTGGTTCAACGCTTCAGCGGTCTCGCGGATCACGCGGTCACCGCCGCCGTGGTCAGGAAAACTTCGTTGCCGGTTATTGCCAACGGTGACATATATAGCGCGGCTGACGGAGACCGGGTAAGTCAAACCGGCGCTGCCGGCCTGATGCTGGGGCGCGGCGCCATAGCTGACCCACTGCTCTTTGAAAGGCTGCGAGGTAATTATCCGGCCACCTCGTCAATGGAAAAGAGGGGGTCAGAATTGCGGGAATATCTGCAGGAACTCCTTGTCCGTTACCAGGGATTATTCTGTGGCGATCAGCAGATACTCTCTAAAATGAAAGACGTTCTCGGCTACGTCAATGATCCCTGTTTTTCAGAACAGTTGCGAACACTCAGAAGAACCAAGCGCCTTGCCGAGTTTTCAGAGCTCCTGGCTGCTTTTTCATGGGTCAGTTCAGAAATAAATTAG
- a CDS encoding radical SAM protein: MRKIAFGYSTRCNIKCEHCVATEDLPAATKMDHDTAKEIIVEMARAGVGALSFSAGEPFLDFTEITQLVKLCSELGIYTRIVTNSFWAKTAETADQHITELKENGLCQLRLSYSRWHQKNISRDNVLHAAGSCRKLGLDYFISFVTDFSPEDDAHEQFLREHNLTFFPEPVIYAGRAGSFKRRNIRTDYQANCCTMNPYLTPNLDMYACCDAGSHFPETNFFYLGNLSGNTIEQLFPKTETDRLHNLIRTMGITSIASYAGIKAREIITYSKCELCRKLFNSPEMVSRLRAEVSKLEAWSR; encoded by the coding sequence ATGCGCAAAATAGCTTTCGGATACTCAACCAGATGCAATATTAAATGCGAGCACTGCGTGGCCACTGAAGATCTTCCTGCCGCGACAAAGATGGATCATGACACGGCAAAAGAGATCATTGTCGAGATGGCCCGGGCAGGTGTTGGGGCTTTGAGCTTTTCCGCTGGAGAACCGTTCCTGGATTTCACTGAAATCACCCAACTGGTCAAGCTCTGCAGTGAGCTGGGGATATACACGAGAATTGTCACCAACAGCTTCTGGGCAAAGACCGCTGAAACTGCCGACCAACATATTACCGAACTGAAGGAAAATGGCCTGTGCCAGTTACGCCTGAGTTACTCCCGGTGGCACCAGAAAAATATCAGCCGGGACAATGTCTTACATGCGGCCGGCAGCTGCCGGAAGCTCGGCCTGGATTATTTTATTTCATTTGTTACTGATTTTTCACCGGAAGATGATGCCCATGAGCAGTTTCTGCGTGAGCATAATCTCACCTTCTTCCCCGAACCGGTGATCTATGCAGGCCGGGCGGGTTCTTTCAAACGGCGGAACATTCGCACCGATTACCAGGCAAACTGCTGCACGATGAATCCCTACCTCACTCCGAATCTCGACATGTACGCCTGCTGCGATGCAGGAAGCCATTTTCCGGAAACCAACTTCTTCTACCTTGGCAACCTCAGCGGCAATACCATTGAACAGCTTTTCCCGAAAACTGAAACCGACCGGTTGCACAACCTGATCAGAACCATGGGAATCACCAGTATCGCCTCCTATGCCGGTATCAAGGCCCGTGAGATCATTACCTATAGTAAATGTGAACTGTGCCGGAAGCTGTTCAACTCCCCGGAAATGGTAAGCAGGTTGCGGGCTGAAGTCTCAAAACTGGAAGCCTGGAGCCGATAA
- a CDS encoding SPASM domain-containing protein, which produces MKKFKKIYIEITNRCNLACSFCEPGKRPKAFMQLAAFEEILRKISGNTEYISLHVLGEALLHPELEPFLAMSREYGLRVNLSTNGMLLSRHREMLLRQPALRQINISLHSFEQSGDAALDAYLAGIFDFIVAAVPATQLFINLRLWNQQQDSAPGKQDTGSLVLQRLENHFGMPVPLAEDFSTGRGIILAPQVFLSRARRFTWPHAPAPEPGAHGYCRGLRDHIAILVDGTVVPCCLDAEGDIPLGNIFQAALDEILADPRAVMIREGFARQRLEDPLCRRCTYRQRFQRNIPVQQVQERVKGMSKKLMKRQRVAS; this is translated from the coding sequence TTGAAAAAGTTCAAAAAAATATATATTGAGATCACCAACCGTTGCAATCTCGCCTGCAGTTTCTGTGAGCCCGGCAAGCGTCCCAAGGCTTTCATGCAATTGGCGGCTTTTGAGGAAATCCTCCGGAAGATCAGCGGCAATACCGAGTATATTTCCCTGCATGTCCTCGGCGAGGCGCTGCTCCATCCCGAATTGGAGCCCTTCCTGGCCATGAGCCGGGAATATGGTCTGCGGGTTAATCTGTCCACCAACGGCATGCTGCTTTCCCGGCACCGGGAGATGCTGCTCCGGCAACCGGCCCTGCGGCAGATCAATATCTCCCTGCACAGTTTTGAACAGTCGGGGGACGCTGCCCTGGATGCTTATCTGGCCGGGATCTTTGATTTCATTGTGGCGGCGGTTCCTGCCACGCAGCTGTTCATCAACCTGCGGCTGTGGAACCAGCAGCAGGATTCAGCTCCGGGTAAGCAGGACACGGGCAGCCTGGTGCTCCAGCGCCTTGAAAATCATTTCGGGATGCCGGTGCCCCTTGCCGAGGATTTTTCCACCGGGCGCGGCATTATTCTGGCACCGCAGGTTTTTTTGAGCCGGGCGCGCCGTTTTACCTGGCCCCATGCCCCGGCTCCGGAACCGGGGGCGCACGGATATTGCCGCGGCCTGCGGGACCATATCGCCATTCTGGTGGACGGTACGGTGGTGCCCTGCTGTCTGGATGCCGAAGGCGATATCCCGTTGGGCAATATTTTTCAGGCGGCTCTGGATGAAATTCTTGCCGACCCCCGTGCTGTGATGATCCGCGAAGGCTTTGCCCGGCAGCGGTTGGAGGATCCTCTTTGCCGGCGCTGCACCTACCGGCAGCGTTTCCAGCGCAATATTCCCGTACAGCAAGTACAGGAAAGGGTAAAGGGGATGTCAAAGAAATTAATGAAAAGACAGAGGGTTGCATCGTGA